The DNA sequence CGTCTAGTAATAAAAGTTCTGGTTCTGTTATGAGAGTACGTATTAAGGCGGCCCTTTGCCTCATACCTCCAGAAAGTTGTCTTGGGTAGCTATTTTTAAAATCCTCTAAACCATAGGCTCCTAATAGTTTTTCTGCTTTATTGTAAACTTCTTTATTTACATTACCTTGTATTTCTAGTCCTAATAAAACATTTTCTAATATTGTTCGCCATTCAAAAAGATGGTCCCTTTGAAACATATATCCTATATCTTTAGAAGGTCTGGTAATGGTCTTTCTATTGACAATAACTTTCCCCTTATTAGGTTTTATTAATCCAGCAATAATAGATAATAAAGTAGATTTTCCACAACCACTAGGGCCTACAATAACCACAATTTCTCCTTCATATATATCTAAATTAATATTTTTAATAGCCTCTGTTTCGCCTTTTAGGGTATGATAAGTCATACTAATGTTATCTATTTCAACTATTTTTTTTTCCGTCATTAAAATTCCTCCTTCAG is a window from the Tissierellales bacterium genome containing:
- a CDS encoding ABC transporter ATP-binding protein, with the protein product MTEKKIVEIDNISMTYHTLKGETEAIKNINLDIYEGEIVVIVGPSGCGKSTLLSIIAGLIKPNKGKVIVNRKTITRPSKDIGYMFQRDHLFEWRTILENVLLGLEIQGNVNKEVYNKAEKLLGAYGLEDFKNSYPRQLSGGMRQRAALIRTLITEPELLLLDEPFSALDYQTRLAIADEIGVILKEEKKTALMVTHDIAEAISMADRIVILSKRPATIKHIIPIELTCPNKVRTPMKCREAPEFRHYFNTIWKDLDVHV